The following are from one region of the Ptychodera flava strain L36383 chromosome 15, AS_Pfla_20210202, whole genome shotgun sequence genome:
- the LOC139152092 gene encoding uncharacterized protein isoform X2 — MGKGERRGGRARARRRRQNRARARRRRHQHHRRRHHGHVTHIRSGRGRRRHARWTFGIGFLKSRRNVSNTNASAEPTTDTSQQGTSSDPLKISALIFVFSILLYIIGGTVLGTGVPYNQGQIIAGSVLLALATVGMVVYYVMRFYCMEITEEDIDAETGNVSGNTTDNQGSVFTIDLEPTGSGMPTNSGWQYTTTIDETGRRTTTVTTIDSSAGVPAANAFTMMFGNVHQNRGTHAEIHEITSDSEGDPTATAACWYSHQPPPYPTGEVMKDDIDDADIPPPPTYDEVMSNSNNATFPSDAPTS; from the exons ATGGGAAAAGGTGAGAGAAGAGGGGGCAGAGCCAGGGCTCGCCGTCGACGTCAAAATCGAGCCCGTGCCCGCCGTAGACGACATCAACACCATCGACGACGACATCACGGTCACGTAACACATATCCGGTCAGGTCGAGGTCGTCGTCGCCACGCAAGATGGACCTTCGGTATAGGGTTTTTAAAGAGCCGAAGGAATGTTAGTAATACCAACGCCAGTGCTGAACCAACGACTGACACCTCCCAGCAGGGCACAAGTTCAGATCCTCTGAAAATCTCTGCACTCATTTTCGTATTCTCGATTCTCCTGTATATAATTGGCGGTACAGTACTTGGAACAGGTGTGCCGTACAATCAAGGACAGATAATCGCTGGCTCTGTGTTGTTGGCGTTGGCAACTGTAGGTATGGTTGTTTACTACGTTATGCGATTTTATTGCATGGAAATAACAGAGGAAGACATTGATGCCGAAACGGGTAACGTTTCTGGAAACACTACAGATAATCAGGGGTCGGTATTCACGATAGATCTAGAGCCAACTGGTTCCGGTATGCCCACCAACAGTGGGTGGCAGTATACAACAACCATCGACGAAACAGGAAGACGCACAACGACAGTCACCACCATCGACAGCAGTGCAGGTGTGCCTGCTGCAAATGCTTTTACCATGATGTTCGGTAACGTTCACCAAAACAG GGGAACGCATGCTGAAATACACGAAATCACATCTGATTCTGAAGGCGACCCGACAGCAACTGCAGCATGTTGGTATTCACACCAGCCACCTCCATATCCCACCGGTGAAGTTATGAAGGACGATATCGATGATGCAGATATACCGCCGCCACCAACATATGACGAAGTGATGTCAAACAGCAATAATGCTACTTTTCCTTCGGATGCACCAACATCTTAG
- the LOC139152092 gene encoding uncharacterized protein isoform X1 produces the protein MGKGERRGGRARARRRRQNRARARRRRHQHHRRRHHGHVTHIRSGRGRRRHARWTFGIGFLKSRRNVSNTNASAEPTTDTSQQGTSSDPLKISALIFVFSILLYIIGGTVLGTGVPYNQGQIIAGSVLLALATVGMVVYYVMRFYCMEITEEDIDAETGNVSGNTTDNQGSVFTIDLEPTGSGMPTNSGWQYTTTIDETGRRTTTVTTIDSSAGVPAANAFTMMFGNVHQNSNRGTHAEIHEITSDSEGDPTATAACWYSHQPPPYPTGEVMKDDIDDADIPPPPTYDEVMSNSNNATFPSDAPTS, from the exons ATGGGAAAAGGTGAGAGAAGAGGGGGCAGAGCCAGGGCTCGCCGTCGACGTCAAAATCGAGCCCGTGCCCGCCGTAGACGACATCAACACCATCGACGACGACATCACGGTCACGTAACACATATCCGGTCAGGTCGAGGTCGTCGTCGCCACGCAAGATGGACCTTCGGTATAGGGTTTTTAAAGAGCCGAAGGAATGTTAGTAATACCAACGCCAGTGCTGAACCAACGACTGACACCTCCCAGCAGGGCACAAGTTCAGATCCTCTGAAAATCTCTGCACTCATTTTCGTATTCTCGATTCTCCTGTATATAATTGGCGGTACAGTACTTGGAACAGGTGTGCCGTACAATCAAGGACAGATAATCGCTGGCTCTGTGTTGTTGGCGTTGGCAACTGTAGGTATGGTTGTTTACTACGTTATGCGATTTTATTGCATGGAAATAACAGAGGAAGACATTGATGCCGAAACGGGTAACGTTTCTGGAAACACTACAGATAATCAGGGGTCGGTATTCACGATAGATCTAGAGCCAACTGGTTCCGGTATGCCCACCAACAGTGGGTGGCAGTATACAACAACCATCGACGAAACAGGAAGACGCACAACGACAGTCACCACCATCGACAGCAGTGCAGGTGTGCCTGCTGCAAATGCTTTTACCATGATGTTCGGTAACGTTCACCAAAACAG CAACAGGGGAACGCATGCTGAAATACACGAAATCACATCTGATTCTGAAGGCGACCCGACAGCAACTGCAGCATGTTGGTATTCACACCAGCCACCTCCATATCCCACCGGTGAAGTTATGAAGGACGATATCGATGATGCAGATATACCGCCGCCACCAACATATGACGAAGTGATGTCAAACAGCAATAATGCTACTTTTCCTTCGGATGCACCAACATCTTAG